One Priestia megaterium DNA segment encodes these proteins:
- a CDS encoding Alp7A family actin-like protein → MKISRFNKDCGNSVDMNIMDGYLFDFPTNVVELQKEAADSFFTDAVTAPEEFKKRILLSTTIEGEEKERYFLVGEIAASQLLANNHINKLHNKITSHIPYITFLAAIAYYHALHAKNKKDNTIEIDYFSTMLPIWLLKKESTFGAAQKAMANRFLGDHTFTVHTPGFENTLKVLVEESACLKEGESARFALKKDLTLQDREDANEYVECETVMVDIGGGSIDVVILPEGLKAANSRESFQSIEGIPYLAHIDKLRKEKFLELFTDLRAFDQFILDNYSKQKFVLKNENTGESIDLTSTIKSSLREYVEILLAKLNDVAPPPANKLRKYVYCGGVAPTLEVAIMNSMREKIGEERTEKYHKVPQDSRHLNLFGLEIRSIGYIQKKQAAEKKAVKS, encoded by the coding sequence ATGAAAATTTCACGTTTTAATAAAGATTGCGGTAACTCTGTTGATATGAACATTATGGATGGATATCTATTTGATTTTCCAACGAATGTAGTTGAACTTCAAAAAGAAGCTGCAGACTCCTTTTTTACAGATGCTGTTACAGCTCCAGAAGAATTCAAAAAGCGCATTTTACTTTCTACAACAATTGAGGGAGAAGAGAAGGAGCGTTATTTCTTAGTAGGTGAAATTGCAGCTAGTCAATTGCTGGCTAATAATCACATTAATAAATTACATAATAAAATTACAAGTCATATTCCATACATCACCTTTTTAGCTGCGATTGCGTATTACCATGCGTTACATGCGAAAAATAAAAAAGACAATACAATTGAAATTGACTATTTTTCTACCATGTTACCAATCTGGCTTCTTAAGAAAGAGAGCACATTTGGGGCGGCTCAAAAAGCCATGGCTAATCGCTTCTTAGGCGACCATACATTTACTGTGCATACGCCTGGTTTTGAAAATACTTTAAAGGTATTAGTAGAAGAAAGTGCGTGCTTAAAAGAGGGAGAAAGTGCACGTTTTGCGTTAAAAAAAGACTTAACACTTCAAGATCGTGAAGATGCAAATGAGTATGTAGAATGTGAAACGGTGATGGTGGATATAGGCGGTGGTTCCATTGATGTGGTTATTCTACCCGAAGGGTTGAAAGCTGCTAATAGTCGTGAATCGTTCCAAAGCATTGAGGGTATTCCTTATTTAGCTCATATTGATAAATTGCGTAAAGAGAAATTTCTAGAATTATTTACAGACTTACGTGCCTTTGATCAATTTATTCTCGATAACTACAGCAAGCAAAAGTTTGTATTAAAAAACGAGAATACAGGTGAATCTATTGATTTAACAAGTACAATCAAATCTTCACTACGAGAATATGTGGAAATCTTATTGGCTAAATTAAATGATGTCGCACCACCACCAGCGAATAAACTACGTAAGTATGTATACTGCGGTGGAGTAGCTCCTACTTTAGAAGTAGCTATCATGAATAGTATGCGTGAAAAAATTGGAGAAGAACGTACGGAGAAGTATCATAAGGTTCCCCAAGATAGCCGCCATTTAAATTTATTTGGCTTAGAGATTCGTAGTATTGGTTACATTCAAAAGAAGCAAGCAGCAGAGAAGAAAGCCGTTAAATCCTAA
- a CDS encoding HAD family hydrolase codes for MKCISIDLDGTLLNSQHEISEENVKTLKELHEQGHSIILNTGRAYADVIKLKAVQNMEVPIFCINGSVLYSKTRELLYEATISVSTYKKIFSILNEIGVGILVYTNYGGFPSTLPPLHNKSKEELATLFQEYNYDELLNKDNLKIYKLIALVQYEQLEKIEEVKRALANQFDISMASSFPNNVEITSSEAHKGKAILCYQQMMNLNFEEIFAFGDGGNDLAQFEVATTSVAMGNAPLDIQQKADFITKTNDEDGFAYAVRYLLKLTKTQDVISVI; via the coding sequence ATGAAATGTATTTCAATTGATTTAGATGGTACGTTATTAAACTCTCAACATGAAATATCTGAGGAAAATGTGAAAACCTTAAAAGAATTGCACGAGCAAGGACATAGCATTATTTTGAATACAGGCCGAGCCTATGCAGACGTAATTAAACTGAAGGCGGTACAAAATATGGAAGTTCCTATTTTTTGTATCAATGGTTCTGTTTTATACTCGAAAACAAGAGAATTGCTGTATGAGGCAACTATATCTGTTTCTACATATAAAAAAATATTTTCCATTCTAAATGAAATTGGTGTAGGGATTCTTGTATACACTAATTATGGTGGCTTTCCTTCAACTTTGCCTCCATTACATAATAAAAGTAAGGAAGAGCTCGCTACTCTTTTTCAAGAATATAATTACGATGAACTTCTAAACAAAGACAACCTTAAAATCTATAAACTAATTGCTTTGGTACAGTACGAGCAATTAGAAAAAATTGAAGAAGTAAAAAGGGCATTAGCTAATCAATTTGATATTTCGATGGCTTCTTCTTTTCCTAATAATGTAGAAATCACTTCAAGCGAAGCTCATAAAGGAAAGGCTATATTGTGTTACCAACAGATGATGAATCTGAATTTTGAAGAGATTTTTGCTTTCGGAGATGGAGGCAATGATCTTGCCCAATTCGAAGTAGCAACTACTTCAGTTGCTATGGGAAATGCTCCTCTAGACATTCAACAAAAAGCTGATTTCATAACCAAAACAAATGATGAAGATGGATTTGCTTATGCAGTACGCTATCTTTTAAAACTAACAAAAACACAAGATGTCATATCCGTGATATAA
- the fsa gene encoding fructose-6-phosphate aldolase — protein sequence MKFFIDTANLEDIKKAYKVGVLSGVTTNPSLVAKEGVRFEDRIEEILQMVPEVESVSAEVTPDAITAEDMIAQAEELIKINDGDKNITIKLPMTLAGLEATRYLSKKGVKTNVTLIFTVNQALLAARAGATYVSPFLGRLDDISEDGVHLVSRIAELFRVQNIDSQIIAASVRHPDHVTRVAMAGAHIATIPYSVIEQLVKHPLTEQGIEKFANDWKKAVKN from the coding sequence ATGAAATTTTTTATTGATACTGCAAACCTTGAAGACATTAAGAAAGCATACAAAGTGGGAGTTTTATCTGGCGTTACAACCAATCCATCTCTAGTAGCAAAAGAAGGCGTAAGATTTGAAGATCGTATTGAAGAAATTCTTCAAATGGTGCCAGAAGTTGAATCTGTTTCAGCAGAGGTAACACCTGATGCAATTACAGCTGAAGATATGATTGCTCAAGCTGAAGAATTAATTAAAATTAATGATGGAGATAAAAATATTACGATTAAACTTCCTATGACATTAGCTGGGTTAGAAGCTACTCGTTATCTTTCTAAAAAAGGTGTAAAAACAAATGTAACACTTATTTTCACAGTGAATCAAGCTCTCTTAGCTGCTCGTGCTGGTGCAACCTACGTTTCTCCTTTTTTAGGACGGTTAGATGATATCTCTGAGGATGGAGTACACTTAGTATCCAGAATTGCAGAACTATTCCGTGTTCAAAATATCGATTCTCAAATCATTGCTGCATCTGTAAGACATCCAGATCATGTAACTCGTGTAGCAATGGCAGGTGCTCATATTGCAACAATTCCTTACTCCGTTATCGAGCAATTAGTAAAACATCCTTTAACTGAACAAGGAATTGAAAAATTTGCGAATGATTGGAAAAAAGCTGTTAAAAACTAA
- a CDS encoding spore germination protein — translation MKMKNWKSKSRKIGNHVNENENKQESVSKNSANPFTRDFNSNIKEVRKEIGHNSDVHFREFIIGRTGIQACIVFVEGLSDKDLIDKHILSSLMADFSAEYQLKQPYGKGSFSNELIKNQVLSISDVEEVQSVKDLASKFLTGSTALLIDGLSHTFILGTSKVKTRTIEEPVSEALVRGPRVGFTESLSDNTSLLRGNGEIENLSLVKFQVGKRSKKDLVVSYINGIVDSELVQEVEKRIKKIDVDNVPESGYVEQLIEDNYLSPFPQVQNTERPDRVVAALMEGRVAILLDGTPFALIAPVTFSMMLQSPEDYYERWIPGTFLRVLRYIAVVLSLFTPALYIAFISFHPGLIPTKLAISIIGSRSGVPYPALIEALFMELSIEILREAGLRLPKPIGPAMGIVGGLIIGEAAVQAGIVSPILVIVVALTAISSFSIPQYSLGITLRILRFVAMLCAAILGLYGVILFFLFMMSHLVKLKSFGVPYMSPAVPYRLSEWKDLMVRMPLMMMKRRPKMMHTKDPLRKG, via the coding sequence ATGAAAATGAAAAATTGGAAATCGAAAAGTAGAAAAATAGGAAACCATGTTAATGAAAATGAAAACAAACAGGAATCTGTATCTAAAAATTCAGCTAATCCATTTACACGTGATTTCAATTCAAATATAAAGGAAGTTAGAAAAGAAATTGGTCATAACTCTGACGTTCATTTTAGGGAGTTTATTATAGGACGTACCGGCATTCAAGCATGTATTGTCTTCGTTGAAGGACTATCAGATAAAGATCTTATTGATAAACATATTTTGTCATCATTGATGGCTGATTTTTCAGCAGAATACCAATTGAAACAGCCTTACGGAAAGGGAAGCTTTTCAAATGAATTGATAAAAAATCAAGTATTATCGATCAGTGATGTAGAAGAGGTTCAATCTGTTAAAGATTTAGCATCAAAATTCTTAACAGGATCTACGGCACTTTTAATTGACGGGTTATCACATACATTTATTCTTGGTACAAGTAAAGTAAAAACAAGGACGATTGAAGAGCCCGTATCAGAAGCATTAGTGAGAGGTCCACGGGTAGGCTTCACCGAATCTTTAAGTGATAATACATCTCTTTTAAGAGGGAACGGAGAGATTGAGAATTTGTCGCTCGTAAAGTTCCAAGTAGGAAAGCGTTCGAAAAAAGACCTGGTTGTTTCTTACATAAACGGGATCGTTGATTCAGAATTAGTCCAAGAGGTAGAAAAGCGAATTAAGAAAATTGATGTTGATAATGTGCCCGAGTCAGGTTATGTCGAACAACTCATTGAAGATAATTATCTTAGCCCCTTTCCTCAGGTACAGAATACGGAACGTCCTGACCGAGTAGTCGCTGCCTTGATGGAAGGTCGGGTGGCCATTTTATTAGACGGGACGCCTTTTGCTTTGATTGCCCCTGTTACGTTTAGCATGATGTTACAGTCCCCGGAAGATTATTATGAAAGGTGGATTCCCGGTACATTTCTTCGTGTTCTTCGTTATATCGCAGTGGTTCTTTCGCTTTTTACACCGGCTTTGTATATTGCGTTTATCTCATTTCATCCAGGATTGATTCCGACTAAGTTAGCCATTTCCATTATAGGATCAAGGTCTGGCGTGCCGTATCCAGCCCTTATCGAAGCGTTATTTATGGAACTATCCATCGAAATTTTGAGGGAAGCCGGCCTCCGGTTACCAAAACCAATTGGTCCAGCAATGGGAATTGTCGGTGGATTAATTATTGGGGAAGCTGCTGTGCAGGCAGGGATTGTTAGCCCTATTTTGGTGATTGTAGTGGCGTTAACGGCGATCTCATCATTTTCTATTCCGCAATATAGTCTAGGCATTACATTGCGGATTCTTCGCTTTGTAGCCATGCTTTGTGCTGCCATACTTGGATTATATGGCGTCATCTTATTTTTCCTTTTCATGATGAGCCATTTAGTGAAACTAAAAAGCTTTGGCGTGCCTTATATGAGTCCAGCTGTTCCTTATCGTTTAAGTGAATGGAAAGACTTGATGGTCCGTATGCCTCTTATGATGATGAAACGACGTCCAAAGATGATGCATACCAAAGATCCTCTACGAAAAGGGTAG
- a CDS encoding spore germination protein, with protein sequence MMKGSELWVMINSNDRITTPQATVVVINFILGTGILTLPRTVTEQVKTPDVWLSVILGGIITMIAGVIMVKLSKKFPEKTFYQYSQEIVGKWMGKLFSFFIIGYFLVLGGFHARSLAEVTGYLLLEGTPKWAIIMPFMWASLYLIRGGINPIARLFEIILPITVILFLLVAFMSIKIFEVDNLHPVLGSGITPVLKGIKTTALAFTGPEIMLIILAFMKEPHKAGKAVLVGITIPLFIYVITVVMVIGALSVDGVVTRTWPTLDLIRSFELTGLIFERFDSLLLVVWIMQMFTSFTVNHYAASLGLSQLFQKNIHPFMYGVLPVIYLISMIPKNINDVFKVGDMVGNAALVLFGFLPLLLLIISKVKGRKYETNL encoded by the coding sequence ATGATGAAAGGAAGTGAACTGTGGGTAATGATCAATTCAAACGATCGTATTACGACACCTCAAGCAACCGTGGTTGTTATCAATTTTATACTTGGAACAGGAATTCTTACCTTGCCCCGGACAGTTACGGAACAAGTAAAAACACCAGATGTTTGGTTAAGTGTTATTTTAGGCGGAATAATCACCATGATAGCAGGAGTAATTATGGTGAAATTAAGTAAAAAATTTCCTGAAAAAACGTTTTATCAATACAGTCAAGAAATTGTAGGGAAATGGATGGGCAAGTTATTTAGTTTCTTCATAATAGGTTATTTTTTAGTACTTGGTGGGTTTCATGCCCGTTCATTGGCAGAAGTAACAGGATATCTATTGCTGGAAGGAACCCCTAAATGGGCTATTATTATGCCCTTTATGTGGGCAAGTCTCTACCTAATCAGAGGGGGGATAAATCCAATTGCTCGTCTATTTGAGATTATATTACCTATTACGGTTATTCTTTTTTTACTTGTTGCCTTTATGAGTATCAAAATATTTGAAGTAGACAATCTGCACCCAGTACTAGGTTCAGGTATCACACCGGTGCTCAAAGGCATAAAAACAACTGCTCTTGCATTCACAGGTCCTGAAATCATGTTAATCATTTTAGCTTTTATGAAAGAACCACACAAAGCAGGAAAAGCTGTACTAGTTGGAATTACTATTCCTTTATTCATTTATGTGATTACTGTTGTAATGGTGATCGGAGCGTTATCGGTTGATGGAGTAGTTACAAGAACATGGCCCACACTTGATTTGATACGAAGTTTTGAGCTGACCGGTTTGATTTTTGAACGATTTGATTCTCTGTTGCTGGTGGTATGGATTATGCAAATGTTTACTTCTTTTACTGTTAATCATTACGCTGCTTCATTAGGACTATCTCAACTTTTCCAAAAGAACATTCATCCATTTATGTATGGCGTGCTTCCCGTTATTTATCTTATTTCCATGATCCCCAAAAACATCAATGATGTATTTAAAGTAGGGGATATGGTTGGCAACGCTGCCTTAGTTTTATTTGGCTTTTTACCGCTGCTTCTTCTCATCATTTCAAAAGTAAAGGGGAGAAAGTATGAAACAAACCTCTAA
- a CDS encoding Ger(x)C family spore germination protein, with protein MKQTSNHVQFLLVLLSVFLLVPLAGCWSSHEIEERSLGVGVALDKGKESMIEKEFDEQGGGYARKNLITSTYQLITPQVASSTTKQGGPQQKSYVNVSETGDSAFQMLRELSLRSDTPLTSPHMKVMVIGEALARSYSLEQLVDQSLRDNDFRPSCLMFISKGRASDTLESKTAGEIPAFHLSAMVENAYRTTRILPPMPLIKLESKIQSRSSFLLQNVVSANGEIKFAGAGIIKGKTNKMIGFLNEEELDGLTWITGKGKGGLVKSFDKKTGQLIVYEIESMKSHIQPHVKGNNISFDVHIESVGRLSESWMTSGSTFNNQFLQNAQKTSEKKVKHLVRNVLEKMQKEYQVDVAGFGNRLRIKHPRVWMRVKENWDQTFSGIPINYDVKLMIKDYGASGSTK; from the coding sequence ATGAAACAAACCTCTAATCACGTACAGTTCTTATTGGTTTTACTTTCTGTTTTTTTGCTCGTTCCTCTGGCGGGCTGCTGGAGTAGTCATGAAATTGAAGAAAGAAGTTTAGGGGTAGGTGTGGCGCTTGATAAGGGGAAGGAGTCCATGATTGAAAAAGAATTTGATGAACAAGGAGGGGGATATGCGAGAAAGAACCTGATTACGTCAACCTATCAACTTATCACCCCACAAGTGGCAAGTTCAACCACTAAACAAGGAGGTCCTCAACAGAAATCTTATGTGAATGTGTCTGAAACAGGAGATTCTGCTTTTCAAATGCTTCGTGAATTATCTTTAAGAAGTGATACTCCTTTAACTAGTCCCCATATGAAAGTGATGGTTATCGGTGAGGCCCTTGCACGATCGTATAGTTTGGAACAATTAGTCGATCAAAGTCTTCGTGACAATGATTTTAGACCAAGTTGTCTGATGTTTATTAGTAAAGGGAGAGCAAGCGACACACTCGAATCAAAAACAGCAGGAGAGATCCCAGCATTTCATTTGTCTGCAATGGTGGAAAATGCCTATCGAACAACGAGAATTTTACCTCCTATGCCGCTTATTAAACTAGAGAGCAAGATCCAATCACGGTCTAGTTTTCTGTTGCAAAATGTAGTATCAGCAAATGGAGAAATCAAATTTGCGGGTGCAGGTATAATTAAAGGAAAAACAAACAAAATGATTGGTTTTTTGAATGAGGAAGAACTGGATGGTCTGACTTGGATCACAGGTAAAGGAAAAGGTGGCCTAGTAAAAAGCTTTGATAAAAAGACCGGTCAGCTGATCGTATATGAAATAGAGTCTATGAAAAGTCACATTCAACCCCATGTGAAAGGAAATAATATCTCTTTTGATGTACACATTGAATCAGTGGGAAGGCTATCTGAAAGTTGGATGACCTCAGGGAGCACTTTTAACAATCAATTTTTGCAGAACGCACAAAAAACTTCAGAAAAAAAAGTAAAGCACCTGGTAAGAAACGTACTAGAAAAAATGCAAAAAGAATATCAAGTCGATGTTGCGGGTTTCGGAAATCGATTGAGAATTAAGCATCCTAGAGTATGGATGAGGGTTAAAGAGAATTGGGATCAAACATTTAGTGGAATTCCGATTAACTATGATGTGAAATTAATGATTAAAGATTATGGAGCGTCAGGATCAACGAAGTAA
- the brnQ gene encoding branched-chain amino acid transport system II carrier protein, translating into MSDKVPFSFTVVIGLMLFALFFGAGNLIFPPMLGQSAGINIWSANAGFLVTGVGLPLLGVLAFGFSGKDDVQSLASRVHPVFALVFTTVLYLAIGPLFSIPRAGTVSFEIGVKPFLSEDLDHIPLFIFTIIFFSITCFLSLNPVKTVNIIGKFLTPIKLTFIGVLVAMAFIHPIGGFQAPTKNYKIHSFFKGFQEGYLTMDALAAFVFGIIIINAIKEKGAKTKKQIMTICAKATGIAAIILITIYTALSYMGASSVEKLGHLDNGGTVLVKVSNYYFGAYGGILLGLMITVACLTTSVGLVASCSSFFHKLFPKVSYKILAISLSGFSAIVANIGLTQLIAISVPLLTTIYPLAIVLIFLTFFHSLFKGKTEVYQGSLLLTFIISLFDGLNTGGIHISSINSFFIRVLPMYKLGLGWIVPAIIGGLIGFSIVQVKILLNYRSSRLNK; encoded by the coding sequence ATGTCGGATAAAGTGCCATTTTCATTCACAGTAGTTATTGGTTTAATGTTATTTGCTCTATTCTTCGGGGCAGGAAATTTAATTTTCCCACCAATGCTTGGTCAGTCAGCAGGAATAAATATTTGGTCAGCTAATGCCGGATTTTTAGTAACCGGAGTTGGGTTACCGTTACTTGGTGTGTTAGCATTTGGTTTTTCAGGAAAAGATGATGTACAGTCACTAGCGAGTCGCGTACACCCTGTGTTTGCTCTTGTGTTTACAACCGTACTTTATTTAGCGATTGGTCCTTTATTTTCCATACCAAGAGCAGGAACCGTTTCTTTTGAGATAGGCGTCAAACCTTTTTTGTCGGAAGATCTAGACCACATACCTTTATTTATTTTCACCATCATCTTTTTTAGCATCACATGCTTTTTATCACTTAATCCTGTTAAAACTGTCAATATTATCGGAAAATTCCTAACACCCATTAAGTTAACATTTATTGGAGTACTTGTAGCGATGGCTTTTATTCATCCGATTGGGGGTTTCCAAGCACCTACGAAAAATTATAAAATTCATTCATTTTTCAAGGGATTTCAGGAAGGTTATTTAACAATGGATGCTCTTGCAGCTTTTGTTTTTGGAATTATTATTATTAATGCTATTAAAGAAAAAGGCGCAAAAACAAAAAAACAAATTATGACTATTTGTGCAAAAGCAACAGGAATTGCTGCCATTATCCTAATAACCATTTATACAGCTCTTTCTTACATGGGTGCTTCAAGTGTAGAAAAACTTGGACACTTAGATAACGGAGGTACTGTTTTGGTAAAAGTCTCGAATTATTATTTTGGAGCTTACGGTGGAATATTATTAGGATTAATGATTACGGTAGCTTGTTTAACAACTAGTGTAGGACTTGTTGCTTCTTGTTCTTCATTCTTTCATAAACTATTTCCAAAGGTATCTTATAAAATACTTGCTATTAGTCTGTCTGGTTTTAGTGCAATCGTTGCTAACATCGGGTTAACGCAGTTAATTGCTATTTCTGTACCTCTATTAACAACTATTTATCCATTAGCTATTGTATTGATTTTCTTAACTTTTTTTCATTCTTTATTTAAAGGAAAAACTGAAGTTTATCAAGGGAGCTTACTTTTGACATTTATTATTAGTCTATTCGATGGGTTAAATACGGGTGGTATTCACATTTCATCCATTAATAGTTTCTTTATTAGAGTTCTCCCTATGTACAAATTAGGATTAGGGTGGATTGTTCCAGCTATTATTGGAGGATTAATAGGTTTTAGCATAGTACAAGTAAAAATCCTTCTTAATTACAGGTCATCTAGACTGAATAAATAA
- a CDS encoding APC family permease — translation MNHLHRRMGTFSLTMVGLGSIIGSGWLFGAWRAAQIAGPAAIISWIIGMIVILFIGLSYSELGSMFPEAGGMVKYTQYSHGSFLGFIAAWANWIAIVSVIPVEAVASVQYMSSWPWEWAKWTSSLVKNGTLTLPGLGIASVLLLIYFLLNFWTVNLFSKANSLITIFKIVIPGLTIGSLLFAGFHSENFTSGEGIAPNGWASVLTAVATSGIVFAFNGFQSPINMAGEAKNPGRSIPLAVVGSILIATVIYILLQVAFIGAVDPSMVVHGWSHLNFNSPFADLAIALSINWLVIVLYADAFVSPSGTGITYTATTSRMIYGMEKNKYLPGVLGKLHPIYGVPRQAMFFNLAVSFIFLFLFRGWGVLAEIISVATLISYITGPVTAMTLRRTGKEFYRPLRLKGLSIIAPLGFVFASLTLYWARWPLTGQVLFIIMMGLPIYFYYQAKLKWKGFQKNFLAGLWMVTYLLCMMVISYLGSEKFGGINVIPYGWDMLIITCLSLVFYVWAVKSGFKTEYLKEATKVNEEMRLRERTIESQLDKEKAV, via the coding sequence ATGAATCATTTACATCGTAGGATGGGAACTTTTTCTTTAACAATGGTTGGACTAGGTTCAATCATTGGTTCAGGTTGGTTATTCGGGGCATGGAGAGCAGCTCAAATTGCTGGACCTGCTGCTATTATTTCCTGGATTATCGGTATGATTGTTATTTTATTTATTGGACTTTCTTACAGTGAGCTTGGATCTATGTTTCCGGAAGCAGGAGGTATGGTTAAATATACACAATATTCTCATGGATCGTTTCTTGGATTTATTGCTGCTTGGGCAAACTGGATTGCTATTGTATCTGTTATCCCAGTTGAAGCTGTTGCCTCTGTGCAATACATGAGTTCTTGGCCCTGGGAATGGGCAAAGTGGACAAGTAGTTTAGTGAAAAATGGCACTCTTACTTTACCTGGATTAGGCATTGCTTCTGTTTTATTACTTATTTATTTCTTACTAAATTTTTGGACAGTAAATCTCTTTTCCAAAGCAAATTCACTAATTACTATCTTTAAGATAGTGATTCCTGGCTTAACAATTGGATCACTTTTATTTGCCGGTTTTCATAGTGAAAATTTCACGTCTGGAGAAGGCATCGCGCCAAATGGTTGGGCAAGCGTACTGACGGCGGTAGCAACGTCCGGTATTGTATTTGCATTTAATGGGTTTCAAAGCCCTATTAATATGGCTGGAGAAGCAAAGAATCCTGGGCGTTCTATTCCATTAGCTGTAGTAGGATCGATTCTAATTGCTACTGTTATTTATATCTTGTTACAGGTTGCGTTTATTGGGGCAGTTGATCCCTCTATGGTTGTTCATGGATGGAGTCACCTTAATTTCAACTCTCCATTTGCTGATTTGGCTATTGCTTTAAGTATTAACTGGCTTGTTATTGTATTGTACGCTGATGCATTTGTTTCTCCTTCTGGAACGGGAATCACCTATACGGCTACCACATCTCGTATGATATACGGTATGGAAAAGAATAAATATTTACCTGGTGTTTTAGGGAAATTGCATCCTATTTATGGTGTGCCACGTCAAGCAATGTTTTTCAATTTAGCTGTATCATTCATTTTCTTATTTCTATTTAGAGGTTGGGGTGTATTAGCTGAAATTATTTCAGTTGCGACATTAATCTCTTATATTACCGGGCCTGTTACAGCTATGACGTTAAGAAGAACGGGGAAAGAGTTCTACAGACCATTACGTCTAAAAGGATTAAGTATTATTGCACCACTGGGTTTTGTATTTGCGTCATTAACCCTGTACTGGGCGAGATGGCCACTTACAGGACAGGTGTTATTCATTATTATGATGGGTCTTCCTATTTACTTTTATTATCAAGCAAAGTTGAAATGGAAAGGGTTTCAAAAGAACTTCCTAGCAGGACTTTGGATGGTTACTTACTTATTATGTATGATGGTTATTTCATATTTAGGAAGTGAAAAGTTTGGTGGAATAAATGTTATTCCATACGGTTGGGACATGCTTATCATTACATGTTTGTCTCTTGTTTTTTATGTTTGGGCTGTAAAGAGTGGATTTAAAACAGAATACCTCAAGGAAGCCACCAAAGTAAATGAAGAAATGAGATTAAGGGAGAGAACAATAGAGTCTCAATTAGATAAAGAAAAAGCTGTATAA
- a CDS encoding AbrB/MazE/SpoVT family DNA-binding domain-containing protein: MKKIGLIKGLGKFGRVTFPSELRRTLGIKGSESYVEMSIENESIIIEKCGESKPCAITGKVSDKNKVYIGNIVLSSEGEKILLQQLIDIEKQIE; encoded by the coding sequence ATGAAAAAAATAGGGCTGATTAAGGGTTTAGGCAAATTTGGACGTGTCACATTCCCTAGTGAACTACGACGAACCTTAGGGATAAAAGGCAGTGAGAGTTATGTGGAGATGTCTATAGAAAATGAATCAATAATTATCGAAAAATGTGGTGAAAGTAAACCCTGTGCTATCACTGGTAAGGTAAGTGATAAAAATAAAGTGTATATAGGTAATATCGTGCTAAGCTCAGAAGGAGAAAAGATTTTATTACAACAATTAATTGATATAGAAAAACAGATTGAATGA
- a CDS encoding winged helix-turn-helix transcriptional regulator codes for MSETCVPTGVELKNTGFGYTLSLIGGKYKMIIMYWLAENKVMRHNELKRCIGTISYKTLSVMLKDLEREGLIIRKEFPQIPPKVEYSLSKRGLSLMPLLDMMCEWGEKNSL; via the coding sequence ATGAGTGAAACCTGTGTTCCAACTGGTGTAGAGCTAAAAAACACTGGTTTTGGATATACGCTGTCTTTAATAGGCGGTAAATATAAAATGATCATTATGTATTGGCTAGCTGAAAATAAGGTTATGCGACATAATGAGTTGAAACGATGTATCGGTACCATTTCCTATAAAACATTAAGCGTTATGTTAAAAGATCTTGAGAGAGAGGGTCTTATTATACGTAAGGAATTTCCACAAATACCTCCAAAAGTTGAGTATTCATTATCTAAACGTGGTCTTTCTCTTATGCCCTTATTAGATATGATGTGTGAGTGGGGAGAGAAAAACAGTTTGTAA